One Tolypothrix bouteillei VB521301 DNA window includes the following coding sequences:
- a CDS encoding glycosyltransferase — MTKFIALISEHASPLGTFGGADSGGQNVYVGQIAKHLAASGYKVDVFTRRDSHELPEIIEWMNGVRIINVPAGPAIYVRKEDMLPYMEEFTTYVLNFCQNSSYGNKYKYDLIHANFWMSALVAAEIKRILGIPFVVTFHALGRVRRFWQGDADEFPDARFTIEDRIVKEADHIIAECPQDEEDLRKLYCAKKENITIIPCGFDAAEFSPVNKISAREKLDFSPDENLILQLGRLVPRKGVDTVIRAFGRVLQQYQIPARLLIVGGESEEPDPRTTPEINRLQAVALEEGVESQVTFVGRRNREILKYYYCASDVFVTTPWYEPFGITPLEAMACGTPVIGSNVGGIKFTVKDSETGFLVPPNDPDTIAEKIAYLLKNPEIRDRLGSQGRDRVARYFTWKKVTNSIATLYEKVLRHKQRTIISSPAPSSGSLIDESFTAAIAVMEKSRHTLKSAIQEAAELLFSCFSLGGKVLVCGNGGSAADAQHFAAEFVGKLRCSKRSGLPVMALTADTAFLTAWANDVGYEHVFARQVEAFAQPGDLLLGISTSGRSRNIIEAFKTARHLRINTIALLGGDGGEVLAIADSAVVVPATDTQRIQEVQHIVLHILCELVESRGLATGESMNPQCRIPNNELRLANHQALTI, encoded by the coding sequence ATGACTAAATTCATTGCCTTAATTAGCGAGCATGCTTCACCTCTTGGTACTTTTGGAGGTGCAGATAGCGGCGGTCAAAACGTATATGTAGGACAAATAGCTAAACATTTAGCTGCATCAGGTTATAAAGTAGACGTTTTTACCAGACGGGACAGTCACGAATTACCAGAAATTATAGAATGGATGAATGGTGTTCGGATTATTAATGTTCCTGCAGGTCCTGCTATATACGTGCGAAAAGAAGATATGCTGCCGTATATGGAGGAATTTACAACATACGTTTTGAATTTTTGTCAAAATAGTTCTTATGGAAATAAATATAAGTACGATTTGATACATGCTAACTTCTGGATGTCAGCATTGGTTGCAGCAGAAATTAAGCGCATTTTGGGTATTCCTTTTGTTGTAACTTTCCATGCACTAGGTCGAGTCCGCCGTTTTTGGCAAGGTGATGCAGACGAATTTCCGGACGCTCGCTTTACCATTGAAGACCGCATTGTGAAAGAAGCAGATCATATCATTGCTGAGTGTCCTCAGGATGAAGAAGACTTGCGAAAACTTTACTGTGCCAAAAAAGAGAATATCACTATTATTCCTTGCGGCTTTGATGCAGCAGAGTTTTCGCCAGTCAATAAAATATCTGCTCGTGAAAAGCTAGACTTTTCTCCCGATGAAAATCTCATTCTTCAGTTAGGGCGTTTAGTCCCTCGTAAAGGAGTAGATACAGTCATCCGAGCTTTTGGACGTGTTTTGCAGCAGTATCAGATTCCAGCACGACTGTTGATTGTAGGAGGTGAGTCAGAAGAACCAGACCCCCGCACTACACCAGAAATCAATCGATTGCAAGCTGTTGCTCTTGAAGAGGGTGTTGAGTCGCAAGTGACATTCGTCGGGCGTCGCAATCGCGAAATACTTAAATATTATTATTGTGCATCAGATGTCTTTGTCACAACACCTTGGTATGAACCATTTGGTATTACACCTTTAGAAGCTATGGCTTGTGGAACTCCCGTGATTGGTTCTAACGTTGGAGGAATCAAATTCACAGTCAAAGATTCTGAAACAGGGTTTCTTGTACCGCCAAACGATCCAGATACAATTGCAGAGAAAATTGCTTATTTGCTCAAAAATCCAGAAATACGCGATCGCTTGGGCTCTCAAGGGAGAGATCGTGTTGCTCGCTACTTTACTTGGAAGAAAGTGACAAACTCTATTGCCACCCTATACGAAAAAGTTTTGCGTCACAAGCAAAGAACAATTATTTCTTCTCCTGCTCCTTCCTCAGGTTCCCTCATTGATGAAAGTTTTACAGCAGCGATTGCGGTGATGGAAAAATCCAGACACACCTTGAAAAGTGCAATTCAAGAAGCCGCAGAATTGCTCTTTTCTTGCTTTTCTTTAGGCGGTAAAGTGCTGGTTTGTGGTAATGGAGGAAGCGCAGCCGATGCTCAACATTTTGCTGCAGAGTTTGTTGGTAAATTACGCTGCTCAAAACGGTCGGGATTGCCAGTTATGGCGCTGACAGCAGATACAGCTTTTTTAACGGCTTGGGCTAACGATGTCGGATACGAGCACGTTTTTGCCAGACAGGTAGAAGCATTTGCTCAACCAGGAGATTTATTACTCGGGATCAGTACGAGTGGGCGATCGCGTAATATCATTGAAGCATTCAAAACTGCCCGTCACCTTCGCATCAACACAATTGCTCTTTTAGGTGGCGATGGTGGGGAAGTATTAGCGATCGCAGATTCAGCAGTTGTTGTACCGGCAACTGATACTCAACGTATCCAAGAAGTACAACATATTGTTCTCCATATTTTGTGTGAGTTAGTAGAAAGTAGGGGACTCGCGACAGGGGAAAGCATGAATCCTCAATGCCGAATTCCCAATAATGAGTTACGGCTCGCAAATCATCAAGCTTTAACAATTTAA
- a CDS encoding SDR family oxidoreductase produces MQELQGKVVLVTGGGRGLGEATSQTLSSAGASVVVADIRDDLANKVSGEIQANGFQAQPLVLDVTNEEQVETAIHKIVSQYGRLDALINNAGTDVTVSIEELSVKDWDRILAVNLRAPFIMSKFALPVMKEQGSGHIINISSTAAKRAWPNASAYHASKWGLLGFSHALHVEARPYNIKVTALVAGGMETPFLLDRFPDIDVSKLQNPKNVAATIRFLLSTPEGTVIPEMMVLPMAESSWP; encoded by the coding sequence ATGCAAGAACTACAAGGCAAAGTCGTTTTAGTGACAGGAGGCGGACGCGGACTTGGAGAAGCAACATCCCAGACATTGTCTTCAGCAGGTGCTAGCGTTGTTGTTGCCGATATTCGAGATGACCTAGCAAATAAAGTCAGTGGAGAAATTCAGGCTAATGGCTTTCAAGCACAGCCATTAGTACTAGACGTGACAAATGAGGAACAAGTAGAGACTGCGATTCACAAAATTGTTTCCCAATACGGACGCTTGGATGCTTTAATTAACAACGCAGGTACAGATGTGACCGTCTCTATAGAAGAACTTTCCGTTAAGGATTGGGATAGAATTCTTGCAGTGAACTTACGCGCTCCTTTCATTATGTCAAAATTTGCTTTGCCAGTTATGAAAGAACAAGGAAGCGGTCACATTATCAACATTTCTTCTACTGCAGCAAAGCGTGCTTGGCCCAATGCTTCAGCATACCATGCCAGTAAATGGGGGCTATTAGGTTTCAGTCATGCGTTGCACGTAGAGGCTCGTCCTTACAATATTAAGGTGACAGCTTTGGTTGCAGGTGGAATGGAAACGCCATTTTTACTCGATAGATTTCCAGATATAGATGTCAGCAAGCTACAAAATCCCAAGAATGTTGCTGCGACTATCCGGTTTTTACTGTCCACCCCCGAAGGAACTGTCATTCCAGAAATGATGGTTCTACCAATGGCTGAAAGTTCTTGGCCATAA
- a CDS encoding D-glycero-alpha-D-manno-heptose-1,7-bisphosphate 7-phosphatase: MLNKTVFLDKDGTLIEDVPYNVDPKYIKLAPGAIEGLRLLNELGYELIVITNQSGVARRYFQESALVGVEEHLRNLFGEFGINLSGFYYCPHHPDGVVSEFAIACDCRKPAPGMLLRAARDRNIDLHASWFIGDILNDVEAGHRAGCKTILINNGNETEWELSPLRTPDFIVSDLAEAAQAIFSVDSHSEYRGELPKESSLTEVFR, from the coding sequence ATGCTTAATAAAACAGTATTTTTGGATAAGGATGGGACTCTGATTGAGGATGTACCTTATAATGTCGATCCAAAGTATATTAAACTAGCGCCAGGTGCGATTGAGGGACTACGGCTTCTGAATGAGTTAGGGTATGAGTTGATTGTTATAACCAATCAGTCAGGTGTAGCACGCAGATATTTCCAGGAATCTGCTCTTGTGGGTGTGGAGGAACATTTGCGTAACCTTTTTGGTGAGTTTGGTATCAATTTATCGGGCTTTTACTACTGTCCCCATCACCCGGATGGCGTGGTTTCAGAATTTGCCATTGCTTGTGATTGTCGCAAGCCCGCACCTGGAATGTTATTACGTGCAGCACGCGATCGCAATATCGATCTACACGCATCGTGGTTTATTGGTGATATTCTCAATGATGTAGAAGCCGGACACCGTGCGGGTTGCAAAACGATATTAATTAACAATGGAAATGAGACAGAATGGGAGTTGTCTCCCTTGCGAACTCCAGATTTCATTGTCAGTGACCTTGCAGAAGCCGCACAAGCAATCTTTTCTGTAGATAGTCATTCTGAATATAGGGGAGAATTGCCCAAGGAATCATCACTCACGGAGGTTTTTAGGTGA
- the rfaE2 gene encoding D-glycero-beta-D-manno-heptose 1-phosphate adenylyltransferase produces the protein MKPDLLKLLDTTPNLHVIVIGEAMLDGYLEGFSDRLCPEAPVPVVTVKNRVYVPGGAANTAVNITSFGGQVTFLSVIGDDSEGLQLKRSLLEQGVSTTDLIVHPGRQTLAKQRAIAASQILLRIDTGTTNAIDGDTEQALIAKLQLVFPQCHAVIISDYGYGILTAKVIDAIAQLQQQHPRILVVDSKNLTVYRHLKVTAVKPNYEQTTQLLKIPPYIPIQNQEISRAEQITPYGEKLLDITGAKIVAVTLDTEGAIVFQGDSPPHRTYTQPTNQSRTAGAGDTYISALTLALASGAATPLAADFAASAAAIVVRKEGTTTCSIEELRLFLSSSSPTPPHSPSPALPLSSSPTLQKNITDTNQLITVIADYRKAGYKIVFTNGCFDILHAGHVSYLNRAKALGDILIIGVNSDNSIRRIKGETRPINSLEDRIQVLGGLACVDYLIAFNEDTPINLIRLVQPDIYVKGGDYTIETLPEAPVIQQFGGVVKLLPFLENRSTTEIIKKIIQNH, from the coding sequence GTGAAGCCTGACCTGCTAAAGTTGCTGGATACAACCCCCAACCTTCATGTCATTGTCATTGGTGAAGCCATGCTTGATGGCTATTTAGAAGGATTTAGCGATCGTCTTTGCCCGGAAGCTCCAGTTCCAGTTGTAACTGTTAAAAATCGCGTCTACGTTCCTGGTGGTGCAGCCAATACAGCTGTTAATATTACCAGTTTTGGCGGACAAGTGACATTTCTGTCAGTTATTGGTGACGACTCAGAAGGTTTACAATTAAAGCGATCGCTCTTAGAACAGGGTGTTTCAACGACAGACCTCATCGTTCATCCAGGTAGGCAAACACTTGCCAAGCAACGAGCGATCGCAGCATCACAAATACTCCTGAGAATAGATACGGGAACGACAAACGCTATTGATGGCGATACAGAACAAGCACTGATTGCAAAATTACAACTTGTCTTTCCACAATGTCATGCTGTTATCATCTCCGATTACGGTTATGGAATTTTAACAGCAAAAGTCATTGATGCGATCGCGCAACTGCAACAGCAACATCCCCGGATTCTCGTTGTTGATTCCAAAAACCTCACTGTTTACCGACATCTTAAAGTAACAGCAGTCAAACCAAACTACGAACAGACAACACAATTACTGAAAATTCCCCCTTACATCCCCATCCAAAATCAAGAAATCTCACGTGCAGAACAAATTACACCATACGGCGAGAAACTTCTTGATATAACAGGTGCAAAAATAGTTGCTGTCACGCTAGACACAGAAGGTGCGATCGTCTTTCAGGGTGACTCCCCGCCGCACCGTACATACACTCAACCCACCAACCAATCCCGCACCGCAGGCGCAGGAGATACTTATATAAGTGCTTTAACCCTAGCCCTAGCATCTGGTGCAGCAACACCATTGGCTGCTGATTTTGCCGCAAGTGCTGCAGCAATCGTTGTGAGAAAAGAAGGAACCACCACCTGTTCTATTGAAGAACTCCGGCTGTTTCTATCTTCGTCTTCCCCCACTCCCCCCCACTCCCCCTCTCCTGCTCTCCCCCTCTCCTCCTCCCCCACTCTCCAAAAAAACATAACAGACACCAACCAACTCATTACCGTTATCGCCGACTACCGCAAAGCGGGATACAAAATAGTTTTCACCAATGGTTGCTTCGACATTCTTCATGCTGGACACGTTTCTTATCTCAACCGTGCTAAAGCATTAGGAGATATTTTGATAATTGGAGTTAATTCAGATAACAGCATCCGCCGGATCAAAGGAGAAACCCGTCCTATCAATTCGTTAGAAGACCGTATCCAAGTTTTAGGTGGGCTGGCTTGTGTTGATTATCTGATTGCTTTTAATGAGGACACGCCTATCAACTTAATTCGATTAGTGCAACCTGACATTTATGTCAAAGGTGGTGATTACACAATAGAAACACTACCAGAAGCACCTGTTATACAACAATTCGGTGGTGTTGTCAAACTCTTACCATTCCTAGAGAATCGTTCAACCACAGAAATCATAAAAAAAATTATACAAAACCATTAA
- the waaF gene encoding lipopolysaccharide heptosyltransferase II codes for MTSWNSAKNILCIRLDTIGDVLMTTPAIRALKRSHPNRRITLLTSSAGATTASLVPEIDDVIVYDAPWLKATAPRQNSRPEYDMADYLRNLQFDGAIIFTVYSQNPLPSAFLCYLADIPLRLAHCHENPYQLLTDWVKDPEPERFLRHEVRRQLDLVATINCHTDDERMSLGVPNKALATVEKILQQLGIDREHPWVVIHPGATAASRRYAPDRFALVARSLVRDFNIPVIFTGTQPEQELVEDIMAIASVSNMASLVGRLDLTELAALLSLTPLLISNNTGPVHIAAAVGTPVVDLYALTNPQHTPWGVPNRVLFHDVPCKNCYKSICPEGHQNCLSLVTPESVVSAARELLSETWESATGIEKTDSLIEKALTAID; via the coding sequence ATGACTTCCTGGAACTCTGCCAAAAATATTCTCTGCATTAGACTCGACACCATTGGTGATGTATTGATGACTACACCAGCAATTCGTGCTCTCAAACGATCGCATCCCAATCGTCGGATTACACTGCTAACATCCTCCGCAGGTGCAACCACTGCTTCACTTGTGCCAGAAATAGATGATGTCATTGTCTATGATGCACCTTGGCTAAAAGCAACAGCACCCCGACAAAATAGCCGTCCCGAATATGATATGGCGGACTACCTGCGAAACCTTCAATTTGACGGTGCAATCATTTTTACAGTTTACAGTCAAAATCCCCTTCCCTCGGCATTTCTATGTTATCTAGCAGATATACCCCTACGATTGGCACATTGTCATGAGAACCCATACCAACTCTTAACAGATTGGGTAAAAGATCCAGAACCAGAACGTTTTTTGCGTCATGAGGTTCGCCGTCAACTTGACTTAGTAGCTACAATTAATTGTCATACAGACGATGAGAGAATGTCTTTAGGAGTTCCAAACAAGGCTTTAGCCACTGTCGAGAAAATCCTACAACAACTTGGTATCGATCGAGAACATCCTTGGGTAGTCATTCATCCCGGTGCAACAGCTGCTTCCAGACGTTATGCACCCGATCGGTTTGCTCTTGTCGCCAGGAGTCTAGTTCGTGACTTCAACATCCCGGTTATATTTACGGGTACGCAACCAGAACAAGAACTCGTTGAAGACATCATGGCAATAGCATCTGTCAGCAACATGGCTTCCCTAGTAGGTCGTCTTGACTTAACCGAACTAGCAGCACTGCTATCACTGACTCCTTTACTTATTTCTAATAATACTGGTCCAGTTCACATTGCCGCAGCTGTTGGTACACCAGTTGTGGATTTGTATGCTCTAACCAATCCCCAACATACTCCTTGGGGTGTTCCAAATCGCGTTCTTTTTCATGATGTCCCTTGTAAAAATTGCTACAAAAGCATTTGTCCTGAGGGCCATCAGAATTGCTTGAGTCTGGTGACTCCAGAGTCTGTTGTCAGTGCAGCCCGCGAACTGTTAAGCGAGACTTGGGAAAGTGCAACAGGGATTGAGAAAACTGATTCACTTATAGAAAAGGCACTCACTGCTATTGATTAA
- a CDS encoding glycosyltransferase family 2 protein — translation MTVDILIPTYCRPTALAVTLTSLIAQTYRDFRVVISDQTEDSNSIESGEVQAVLRVLQSHGHVVEVYKNLPRRGIAQQRQFLLEQAKATYALFLDDDLILEPFVVENMLVALQEENCGFVGSAVIGLSFINDIRPHEQKIEFWNGPVQPEVVKSDTSQWERWRLHNAANLYHIQKNLDLTPDRQRKYRVAWVGACVMYDTEKLRGIGGYSFWQQLPSEHCGEDVLVQLRLMELYGGCGIIPSGVYHQELPTTIIDRSCPANKYVELANG, via the coding sequence ATGACTGTCGATATTTTAATACCTACTTATTGTCGTCCCACTGCTTTGGCGGTTACTTTAACAAGCCTGATCGCTCAAACTTACCGTGACTTTCGCGTTGTTATTTCCGATCAAACTGAAGATAGCAATTCTATAGAAAGTGGTGAAGTACAAGCAGTATTGCGCGTGCTTCAATCTCACGGTCACGTGGTGGAAGTTTATAAAAACTTACCTCGTCGCGGAATTGCACAACAGCGACAATTTTTACTGGAACAGGCAAAGGCAACTTATGCTCTTTTCCTAGATGATGATTTAATTTTAGAACCCTTTGTGGTTGAAAATATGCTTGTTGCTTTGCAAGAAGAGAACTGTGGCTTTGTTGGTAGTGCTGTCATCGGACTGAGTTTTATTAATGATATCCGCCCTCACGAGCAAAAAATTGAATTTTGGAATGGTCCAGTTCAGCCAGAAGTGGTAAAATCTGATACAAGCCAGTGGGAACGCTGGCGGTTGCATAATGCTGCTAATCTTTATCACATACAGAAAAATTTGGATCTAACTCCAGATCGACAGCGTAAGTACCGTGTTGCTTGGGTAGGCGCTTGCGTTATGTATGATACAGAAAAGCTTCGTGGTATAGGTGGTTATTCTTTCTGGCAACAGTTACCATCAGAACACTGCGGTGAAGACGTTTTAGTCCAGTTGCGGTTGATGGAACTTTACGGTGGTTGTGGAATTATTCCTTCAGGTGTGTATCATCAGGAGTTACCTACGACTATTATCGATCGCAGTTGTCCTGCAAATAAATATGTAGAACTGGCTAATGGCTAA
- a CDS encoding glycosyltransferase family 9 protein encodes MQKILFIELLGGIGDIVIALSAIHALALTYPEAELTVLTFRPGNELLKSDPLIQRVLCAESGNAKQSVIELLTRETFDLIVSDTNYEDIDKVIFKSSASQKVTNLWRQPPPNERVGDRFVKILQVEGLIGADAVKPTQLYLTYEEINKAQEQFLNIPRPLVFLCPDAGMSIKRWADINFITLGQILQQRWNATVVVPVGSNEQQALAIAKGIGGEAQVFPRGKLRDFAATLACGDLVIASDTGPARIAAALNILTITLFGPSWHGRYGQPSPHVNLQGYPECPERNISNFTVQECWYSGMCPLDKGWQSCMEGISVSEVLAVVEDRLHELQRRKDFKGKERGEIG; translated from the coding sequence ATGCAAAAAATCTTATTTATCGAATTACTAGGTGGTATTGGAGATATTGTTATTGCGCTAAGTGCAATTCATGCCTTAGCACTCACTTACCCGGAAGCTGAACTCACAGTTTTAACTTTTCGACCGGGTAATGAATTGTTAAAAAGTGACCCACTGATTCAACGAGTTCTTTGTGCAGAATCTGGTAACGCCAAACAATCGGTTATTGAATTACTGACTCGTGAAACTTTCGATTTGATTGTTTCTGACACTAATTATGAAGATATAGATAAAGTTATTTTCAAGAGTAGTGCATCCCAAAAAGTTACAAACTTGTGGCGACAACCTCCGCCAAATGAAAGAGTGGGCGATCGCTTTGTAAAAATTTTGCAGGTGGAAGGTTTAATCGGTGCAGATGCTGTGAAACCCACACAACTTTATTTAACTTATGAAGAAATCAATAAAGCACAAGAGCAATTTCTGAATATCCCCCGTCCTTTAGTGTTTTTATGTCCGGATGCAGGAATGTCAATCAAGCGATGGGCTGATATAAATTTTATAACATTAGGTCAAATTTTGCAGCAGCGTTGGAATGCAACTGTGGTGGTTCCGGTTGGTTCTAATGAACAACAAGCATTGGCGATCGCTAAAGGTATTGGAGGCGAAGCACAAGTTTTTCCGCGAGGAAAATTACGAGATTTTGCAGCAACTTTAGCTTGTGGTGATTTGGTCATTGCTTCCGATACTGGTCCTGCGCGGATAGCAGCTGCATTAAATATATTAACTATTACTTTATTTGGTCCTTCTTGGCACGGTCGTTACGGTCAACCGTCGCCTCATGTCAATTTACAAGGATATCCAGAATGTCCCGAACGGAATATCAGCAATTTTACTGTACAAGAATGTTGGTACAGTGGCATGTGCCCTTTAGATAAAGGTTGGCAAAGTTGTATGGAAGGTATTTCTGTCAGTGAGGTTTTAGCAGTTGTGGAAGACAGATTACATGAACTGCAAAGACGCAAAGATTTCAAAGGAAAAGAGAGAGGGGAGATCGGTTGA